The Phycisphaeraceae bacterium genome contains the following window.
CGCCTCCGCACTCGAGGGCCAGCGTGCCCGCGTGCTCCTCTACATCGCGATGACACTCATCAGCGTGCAGACGCTCGGCCAGATCTGGTTGCTCCGAGATCACGAGAAGCCTGATCGCCCCGCCGACGCGTCGTGACGCACCCCCGATTCCCCGCCCGGCGGCGAGACCAGGCACCCAGCAGCATTGGAGCCGCGATCAGCCCGCGATGACGACTCGTTGCGCCACTCCGCAAGAGTGCGCGGCAGCCTCATGCCGCGCTCGCCTGACCACGCGGACCTTGCCGCCACCGTCCACCCGGATCGACCGCGCTCGCATCACCCCGCAAACGCCCGCGCCACGAATCACGCGACTCCGCTTCGCTCACTTCACGCCGCATAGCCCCGAGCCACGAACCACGCGACGCACCACGCCGCACCGAGCGCATACGCCCCGGCCAGCAGGTCATCGATGAGAATGCCAACTCCCCCGCCCAGCCGCTGCAATCCGCGTGCTGGCGGCGGTTTCACGATATCGAACGCGCGGAAGAGAAAGAACGCCGCAATGGCGACGACCGTCTGCGGCATCGTCAGGTGGCCGACGATCGTCTCTCCTTCAAGCCACCACCACGGAAGCACCAGCAGCGCCACCGCCTGCCCCGCCACTTCGTCGATGACGACTTGCGAAGGATCCTTGCGCCCGAAGGTCCGCTCCGCACCACTGCCGAAGTGCACGCAGAGCCACGACGCGACGACGACCAGCAGCGCCATCGACGCCGAAATCGCCCACCACGGCGCGCCAAGCGCAAGCAAGAGCATCGCCACCACCACCGGCGGCAGCGAACCCCATGTGCCCGGCGCCGGTCGCAGGTGACCGAGCCCCATCGCCGTCACGGTCAGGCGACCGATCGCCGTGAGCCGATCACCGCTCGCTGCGTCAGACCGTGTTGAGTGAGCCGCCCGCTCCTCCCCCACCGCACTAGCCGCTGCCAACTCAGCCGCCGAGTCAGCCGCAGCCGGGAGCCGATCACCGCGTGCACCACGGTCGCCGTCATCAGCGCTCGACGCATCGTGCCCCCCGCCGCTCATGATCCGCGCGTCTCCTTGGAACGACCGACGGTCGCCATCAACCGCTGACCCCTGATCGCGTACGGCAGCGCCGACAGGACCGTGACCGCCACGGTGCCCCAGACGAGGCCATCCCTGAGCCACTTCCACGCCGAACCAGGCTCCCCGAGTTGGTTCACCGCCACGAAGAGCGACACGGGCACCGTCACCGACTGGACGAACATCTTGATCTTGCCCCAGCGGTCGGCACCGAACGCGATGCCCTCCGCTTCGAGCACGCCTCTCACACTGGTCACCAGCAACTCCCGGGTCAGGATCACCACCACCATCCAAGGGGCGATCGCGGAGACAAGCCTTCCCGGTTCGCTCGCCGCAAATGGCGGCGCCGCAAGGAAGATGAAGGCCCCCAGCACCAGCACCTTGTCGACCACGGGGTCCATCACCCGCCCGAAGACGCTCACCACCTGCCAACGGCGGGCGAGCCAGCCGTCAATCACATCGGTGATCGCCGCGAAGGCAAACATCCAGACCGCCAGGTTGCCCCAGAGCCTCGTTGATTCCTCCGTCCGCAGGCCGACCGCCAAGGCCGCGAAGAAGCCGGCGGCCACGACAAGCCGGAGCATCGTGATCGCATTGGGGATGGCCGCCCTGACGCCCTCGGGCATGGTCGAATGGTAGAGGAACGGCCGCGATTGCGCCATGCTTGCGGCCCCTATCGCGCGCCACTAACCTTCCCGCTCTTCGATCGTCAGGAGGGCGATCGAGTCGCGCCGAACCGTTACCCGATGCCCACGGAACCATCGTTTGCGTCGCTCCCGCTCTTTGTCGCGGGAGTCCTCTGCGTTCTGGGCCTCTTCGGGCTGATGCGGCCCTCGCGCCTCACCTTCCGAAGCGGAGCCACCATCGTCGGCCTTGCGGGCGTCGGCATGCTGATGGCGCTCGCCGTGCAGGCTGGCGGCGGGCCCCAGGGACCTCCCGCGTCGGCCACACTGTGCATCGCATTCGCGACCATTGCCATTGCAGGCGCCGTGCGCATGGTCACCCATCCGCGACCCGTCTTCGCGGCGCTCTACTTCATTCTGGTCGTGCTCGCCTCGGCGGCGCTCTTCCTGCTGATGCAGGCGGAGTTTGTCGCCTTCGCGCTCATCATCGTCTACGCGGGTGCGATCCTCATCACCTACATGTTCGTCCTGATGCTGGCGCAGGAGAGCCCTGAAGCTCGCCCCGGCCGCACCTCCCAGGAAGACTACGACCGAATCCCGCGTGAACCGGCCGTCGCCGTCGTCGTCGGCTTCTTCATGCTGATGGTTCTCTCCGAGGCCTTCCTCGGACCGAAGGGCCCCATGCCCGATCACTCCGGCCGCGTCGAGCGCGAGGCGCGGGAGATCCGCTGGGACGCCCTTTCGCGCATGCCGAAACTGGTGCTCGAGTCGGCACGCACCGTTGATCGATCGATCGCGGAGGTGCACCCCTGGTCGCCCGGCGTCTATCTCGAGCATCGAGATGGCGCTCACTTCGCGATCGTCTCAAGCGCCGGGTCGGACCAGACCCGCGAGGTCGAGATTCCCAACGACCGCGCCCTCACGAACACGCGCGGCGTCGGCATGGCGCTCGTGGCCGACTTCCCCGTGAGCCTCGAACTCGCGGGCGTCATTCTGCTCATGGCGATGTTCGGCGCCGTCGTCCTCGCTCGCAAGCAGATCGAACTCGGCGATGATGAGCGCCGCGAAGCGGCCGGGCTCCGCAGGCTGAACCCCGATGAACCGGGCGATTCCGGAGAGAGCGCCTCGTGGCGAGGGGGCCAGTCATGAGCCCGTGGCTCGTGGACTCGGCGCTTCCGATCGCGCACTCCGCGGTCGCCTCGCCGCTCCTCGCGGTTGAGTCGATGGGCGGCGGACCACTCAAGGTGCTGCTCATCACGAGCGCCCTTCTCTTCTCGATCGGTCTCGTCGGCTTCCTCTCCCGGCGGAACATGATCCTGATGTTCCTCTGCACCGAGCTCATGTTCCAGGCGGCGGCGCTCGCCTTCGTCGCCTTCGGTCGCATGCACCTCGATTACTCGGGGCAGACCTTCGTCATCTTCATTCTCACCGTGGCCGCGGCGGAAGCGGCACTCGCGCTGGGATTGGTCGTGCTTCTCTTCCGTCGTCGCGACACGCTCAACAGCGAGGTCTGGTCGGAGTTGCAGGAATGACGCATTCACCCGCCACGACTTCGCAGCGACTCCTGAGCTCGGCGCTTCGCGCGCCGGTGATGGTCATCGGCGCGCTCCTGTCGCTGCTGGTGGCCATGCCCGCGTCTGCGGTCGGTGACGAGGGTTCGGCAGCGCTCGCCGCGTTCCTCGCCCAGCCGATCGATCCCGCGGTCGTCTCCCCGGACCTCTCCTGGGCGGGGTGGATCATCGGGCTGCCGGCGATCTCCGCCATCATCTGCGGCCTCTGCTGCGCGCTGCGCATCCGCAACAAGCTGCCCGCGGCGGTCACGGTCATCTCCTTCGCGATCTCGTTCGTTCTCGTCTTCCTCCTCTTCCGGACTGTGAATCCGAATCAGGCGGTGGTGATCCCGCTCTTCGACTGGATCGCCTTCACCTGGGGTGACGGGCGCTGGCACGGCATCGGGGCGCACTTCGCGCTCTATGTCGACCAGCTCACGCTCTTCTGGATGCTCTTTGTCACCGGACTCGGCACGCTCATCGCGATCTTCGCGAGCGAGTACATGGAGTCCGATGTCGGCAAGGGCTACGCCCGCTTCTTCTTCGGGGTGAGCCTCTTCATCGTCGCAATGGCGGCGCTGGTGATGGCGGACAATCTCGTCCTCCTCTACCTCGGCTGGGAAGGCGTCGGCCTCGCGAGCTATCTGCTCATTGGCTACTACTACACGAAGCCGAGCGCGGTCGCCGCTGCAAAGAAGGCCTTCATCGTCAACCGCATCGGCGACCTCGGCCTCGCGATCGGCATCTTCCTGATCTGGGTCAACTACGGCACGCTCCAGTACGACGGGCTCTTCCAGGCGATCCAGGAAGCGGACAATCCCGCCGGTGGCTGGGACGCTTCGCTCATTCCCTTCTGCCTGATGCTCGGCGCCTTCGGCAAGAGCGCGCAGATTCCGCTCTATGTCTGGCTTCCCGACGCGATGGAAGGACCGACGCCGGTCTCCGCGCTCATCCACGCCGCAACGATGGTCACGGCAGGTGTCTACCTGATCGCGCGGATGTTCCCGCTCTTCGTGATCAACCCCGAGGCGATGACGACGGTCGCCTGGGTCGGAGGTCTGACGGCGCTTCTCGCCGCGACCATCGGCATGGCGCAGTACGACATCAAACGGATCTTCGCCTACAGCACGGTGAGCCAGCTCGGGTACATGTTCCTGGGCCTCGGCGTGGGCACCACCTACGGCGCGTGCTACCACACCTTCACGCACGCCTTCTTCAAGGCGCTGCTCTTCCTCACCTCGGGCGCGATCATGCATGGCTTCGCGGGCCAGCTCGACCTGCGTCGACTTTCAGGTCTTCGACGCGTGCCCGGGTTCACGCTGGTGAGCTGGACCATGCTCATCGGCTGCCTCTGGCTTGCCGCGTTCCCCTTCTCCGCCGGCTTCTTCTCGAAGGACACGATCCTCTACTGGGCGATGTTCCACCCGACCTTCGCCCAGCCCGCGCTCGCGTGGATCGGGCTGGTCGTGGCGGGCTTGACGGCGTACTACACCTTCCGAGTCTGGTTCCGCGTCTGCGCCGGTCCGGTCGCCTATGTGCCGGGTGAAGACGACCACGGCGCCGCACACGACGATCATGGCGCCAGTCACGCGGGCCACGGTGCGCACGGTGAGCATGGCGGGCATGCTGGGCATGGTGGGCATGGCCACGATGCGCATGCATCAGGCGCCGCTCATGGCAGCGCGTCTCATGCGGCAAGCGCCGGGCATGGTGGGCATGGTGGGCATGGTGGGCATGGCGGTCGTGGCGGGCACGGCTCCGGCGACTTCCACCCCCACGCGCCGCGACTTGCGATCAAGGGCGTCCTCTTCATTCTTGCCGTCGGAGCGATCCTCGCCGGTCTGCCGACCTATCTCGTGATGTCCGGTCACTCCTCGGTGAACTGGGTCGAGTCGATGGTCGGCAACTCGAGCGCCATCATGGGCGTGGTGCCCGAGGCGCTCGACACCTCGCATCCGCATCTGCTCGGCATGGACGGTCACACGGCGATGTTCGTCCTCTCGACCATCGTCGGGCTCACGGGCATCTTCGTGGCGTTCATCCTTCACCTGCAGAATCGGCGCCTCGCCGATCGCATCAGGAGCGGCCTGCTCGCCTCGAGCGCCACGCGATGGCTCCCGACCGCGATGGAGAACAAGTGGTATGTCGATGAGGCCTACCACGCCTGCTTCCGACTGCCGATGTGGGTCGGCGGTCACCTGCTCCACTTCTTCGACAAGCACTTCATCGACGGCCTTCTGGTGAACGGCATCGGTCGCATTCCGCCGATGCTCGGCAGGCTCTTCCAGCCGCTCTACAACGGTGTGCTCCAGGGCTACGCGACGACCATGGCCGGAGCGGTCGGACTCATCCTCGCGTGGATCATCTGGCGCTGGGTGGCGGGAGGTGGCGCGTGACCATCGCCGTTCTTCTTCTGCTGCTGCCGCTCGTCGCCGTCGGCGCCATCATCGCCGCGCCGGAGCGGCAGGCGAAGTGGGTCGCCTTCGGCGCCTCATCAGTCGTCTTCCTCCTGAGCGTCATCTGGGCCTTCCAGTTCCCGGAGTGGACCACCGGTCGCTTCTGGCCCGAAGAGGGCGGCGCGGGCGTCATGACGCGGTTCGGCGTGAGCCTCGAGCTCGGCGTCGACTCGGTCAGCATGATGCTGATCCTGCTCACCACCTTCCTCACGCCGCTTTCGATCCTCGGCTCCTTCACGAGCATCACCACGCGCGAGCGCGAGTTCTACGGCTGGTTCATGGTGCTGCTCTCCGCGATGCAGCTCGCGTTCATGAGCCGCGACGCGATCCTCTTCTATGTGGGCTATGAGTTCACGCTCGCCCCAATGTTCTTCCTGATCTCGATCTGGGGAGGACCGGAACGCCGCGCCGCGGGCATCAAGTTCTTCCTCTTCACCTTCCTCGGATCGGTGCTCACGCTGGCGGGCATCGTCTATGTGGCGGTGCAGCAGTGGGACGCAACGGGCACCTGGAGCTTCCGCATCACCGACCTCGTGAACTTCGCGAATCACCCGGAGCATGGGCTCACTTCGCGGCAGCAGTTCTGGGTCTTCGCGGCGCTCATGGCCGGATTCGCGGTCAAGACCCCCTTCTTCCCCGTGCACACCTGGCTGCCCTTGGCGCACGACCAGGCACCGACCGCAGGCAGCGTCATCCTCGCAGGCACGCTCCTCAAGCTCGGCACCTACGGCGTCTATCGCATCGCGCTCCCCATGACTCCCGAGGGGGCGGTGGCGCTCTGCACCTTCTTCGCCGTGCTCTGTCTCCTCGCCATCGTCAACATGGCGCTCGTCTGCTGGGTGCAGCGCGATGTGAAGAAACTTATCGCCTACAGCTCGGTGAGCCACATGGGCTTCGCCATGCTCGGCCTCTTCGCCTTCAACCCGATCGGCGCCGAAGGGTCCGTGATGTACATGGTGAACCACGGCCTCTCGACTGGCGCGCTCTTCCTCTGCATCGGCATGATGTACGAGCGCTACCACACGAAGGACATGGAGGAGATCGGCGGCCTCGCGAAGCGCATGCCCGTGTGGGCGTTCTTCATGGTCTTCTTCACGCTCTCGAGCGTCGGTCTCCCTGGACTCAACGGCTTCGTCGGCGAGTTCCTCTGTCTCTTCGGCGCCTTCACGGCATCGCACGATGCGGCAACGGGCTATCCCGGCGTGCTTGGACCGTGGTTCGCCCTGATCGGCGCCGTGGGACTCATTCTCGGCGCGATGTACCTGCTCATCATGCTCGGCAAGGTGGTGTGGGGCCCGCTGCGCGAGCCGCATCTCCACAGCCGCGATCCGATCCGCGATCTCGGGTTCCGGGAGATCGCGATCCTCACGCCGCTGGCGCTGGTGTGCCTCTGGATCGGACTCCAGCCGACGCCGCTTCTCAAGGCGATCATGCCGAGCGCGAGGATCGTGCTTGCCGACTACCCCGCCGCGGTGCAGCGCTACCACGCCGAGCGCGAACGCCGCGCCTCGGAGGCGCTGGTGCGTGACGAGGTGCGACCCGCTCCGTCAGAGCCGACGCCGGCGGCCGAGGCTGCGGCGCTGGTCGGAACCTCACCGCTCTCGCTGCTGATCGCGCCGTCACAGACCGCTGGAGGCCGCCCATGACCGACATGAGCCTGCGCCTCATCACGATCATTCCCGAGATCGTCCTCTTCGCAGGCGCGGTGATCGTGAGCATCCTGGGGCTCTCCCCCGCGAAGCAGCTTCGAGACGCCGTGCCCGCCATCACGGCCGCGTTCCTCTTCGCAGCACTCGTCATCATTCCCTTCGTCTCGCAGCCCGATCGAGTGGCCGATGCGGGCCACCTGCTTCCGAACCTCGGCATGGTCGCGAAGATGCTGATCGCGGGTGTTTCGCTGCTCCTGGTCGCGGTCGGCGCAGGCGCGGTCGATCGCCGCCTTGAAGAGTCGATCGCGCGGGGTCGCTCTCCCTTCGACCCCGTGCGCGTGTTGCGCGGCGAGTACCACGCCTTCCTGCTCCTCTCGGTGTCAGGCGCCATGCTGCTTGCAAGCGCCAGCGACCTCATCTGGCTCTTCCTCGCCCTTGAACTCTCGAGCCTGCCGACCTATGTGATGGTCGCAATCAGCCGCGGCACGCGACGCGCCCAGGAGGCGGCGGTCAAGTACTTCTTCCTCGGCGCCATGGCCGCGGCCATGGTCCTCTACGGCTTCGCGCTCCTCTACGGGTCGACCGGCACGCTGCGGCTCGTGGATATGCACTCCGTCTTCTCGGCGCAGATCGCCGCGGGCGGTGTCGACGGCCTCGCAATCATCGGCGCGGCGCTCGTGATCCTCGGCCTCACCTTCAAGATCACCGCAGTGCCGATGCACTTCTACGCCCCCGATGTCTACGAGGGCGCCGGGGTCCATGTCACCGCGTTCCTGAGCTTCATTCCGAAGGTTGCCGGCTTCATCACACTCATCATGGTGCTCTCGACCATCGGCTGGGAGGGCCACCGCCCGGGAGCCGACGGGGCGCTCCTCAACGGCCTGCCGCTGCCGCTCAC
Protein-coding sequences here:
- a CDS encoding phosphatidylglycerophosphatase A; the encoded protein is MSGGGHDASSADDGDRGARGDRLPAAADSAAELAAASAVGEERAAHSTRSDAASGDRLTAIGRLTVTAMGLGHLRPAPGTWGSLPPVVVAMLLLALGAPWWAISASMALLVVVASWLCVHFGSGAERTFGRKDPSQVVIDEVAGQAVALLVLPWWWLEGETIVGHLTMPQTVVAIAAFFLFRAFDIVKPPPARGLQRLGGGVGILIDDLLAGAYALGAAWCVAWFVARGYAA
- a CDS encoding CDP-alcohol phosphatidyltransferase family protein; its protein translation is MPEGVRAAIPNAITMLRLVVAAGFFAALAVGLRTEESTRLWGNLAVWMFAFAAITDVIDGWLARRWQVVSVFGRVMDPVVDKVLVLGAFIFLAAPPFAASEPGRLVSAIAPWMVVVILTRELLVTSVRGVLEAEGIAFGADRWGKIKMFVQSVTVPVSLFVAVNQLGEPGSAWKWLRDGLVWGTVAVTVLSALPYAIRGQRLMATVGRSKETRGS
- a CDS encoding NADH-quinone oxidoreductase subunit J, giving the protein MPTEPSFASLPLFVAGVLCVLGLFGLMRPSRLTFRSGATIVGLAGVGMLMALAVQAGGGPQGPPASATLCIAFATIAIAGAVRMVTHPRPVFAALYFILVVLASAALFLLMQAEFVAFALIIVYAGAILITYMFVLMLAQESPEARPGRTSQEDYDRIPREPAVAVVVGFFMLMVLSEAFLGPKGPMPDHSGRVEREAREIRWDALSRMPKLVLESARTVDRSIAEVHPWSPGVYLEHRDGAHFAIVSSAGSDQTREVEIPNDRALTNTRGVGMALVADFPVSLELAGVILLMAMFGAVVLARKQIELGDDERREAAGLRRLNPDEPGDSGESASWRGGQS
- the nuoK gene encoding NADH-quinone oxidoreductase subunit NuoK yields the protein MGGGPLKVLLITSALLFSIGLVGFLSRRNMILMFLCTELMFQAAALAFVAFGRMHLDYSGQTFVIFILTVAAAEAALALGLVVLLFRRRDTLNSEVWSELQE
- a CDS encoding NADH-quinone oxidoreductase subunit L; amino-acid sequence: MTHSPATTSQRLLSSALRAPVMVIGALLSLLVAMPASAVGDEGSAALAAFLAQPIDPAVVSPDLSWAGWIIGLPAISAIICGLCCALRIRNKLPAAVTVISFAISFVLVFLLFRTVNPNQAVVIPLFDWIAFTWGDGRWHGIGAHFALYVDQLTLFWMLFVTGLGTLIAIFASEYMESDVGKGYARFFFGVSLFIVAMAALVMADNLVLLYLGWEGVGLASYLLIGYYYTKPSAVAAAKKAFIVNRIGDLGLAIGIFLIWVNYGTLQYDGLFQAIQEADNPAGGWDASLIPFCLMLGAFGKSAQIPLYVWLPDAMEGPTPVSALIHAATMVTAGVYLIARMFPLFVINPEAMTTVAWVGGLTALLAATIGMAQYDIKRIFAYSTVSQLGYMFLGLGVGTTYGACYHTFTHAFFKALLFLTSGAIMHGFAGQLDLRRLSGLRRVPGFTLVSWTMLIGCLWLAAFPFSAGFFSKDTILYWAMFHPTFAQPALAWIGLVVAGLTAYYTFRVWFRVCAGPVAYVPGEDDHGAAHDDHGASHAGHGAHGEHGGHAGHGGHGHDAHASGAAHGSASHAASAGHGGHGGHGGHGGRGGHGSGDFHPHAPRLAIKGVLFILAVGAILAGLPTYLVMSGHSSVNWVESMVGNSSAIMGVVPEALDTSHPHLLGMDGHTAMFVLSTIVGLTGIFVAFILHLQNRRLADRIRSGLLASSATRWLPTAMENKWYVDEAYHACFRLPMWVGGHLLHFFDKHFIDGLLVNGIGRIPPMLGRLFQPLYNGVLQGYATTMAGAVGLILAWIIWRWVAGGGA
- a CDS encoding NADH-quinone oxidoreductase subunit M, which encodes MTIAVLLLLLPLVAVGAIIAAPERQAKWVAFGASSVVFLLSVIWAFQFPEWTTGRFWPEEGGAGVMTRFGVSLELGVDSVSMMLILLTTFLTPLSILGSFTSITTREREFYGWFMVLLSAMQLAFMSRDAILFYVGYEFTLAPMFFLISIWGGPERRAAGIKFFLFTFLGSVLTLAGIVYVAVQQWDATGTWSFRITDLVNFANHPEHGLTSRQQFWVFAALMAGFAVKTPFFPVHTWLPLAHDQAPTAGSVILAGTLLKLGTYGVYRIALPMTPEGAVALCTFFAVLCLLAIVNMALVCWVQRDVKKLIAYSSVSHMGFAMLGLFAFNPIGAEGSVMYMVNHGLSTGALFLCIGMMYERYHTKDMEEIGGLAKRMPVWAFFMVFFTLSSVGLPGLNGFVGEFLCLFGAFTASHDAATGYPGVLGPWFALIGAVGLILGAMYLLIMLGKVVWGPLREPHLHSRDPIRDLGFREIAILTPLALVCLWIGLQPTPLLKAIMPSARIVLADYPAAVQRYHAERERRASEALVRDEVRPAPSEPTPAAEAAALVGTSPLSLLIAPSQTAGGRP
- a CDS encoding NADH-quinone oxidoreductase subunit N, which gives rise to MTDMSLRLITIIPEIVLFAGAVIVSILGLSPAKQLRDAVPAITAAFLFAALVIIPFVSQPDRVADAGHLLPNLGMVAKMLIAGVSLLLVAVGAGAVDRRLEESIARGRSPFDPVRVLRGEYHAFLLLSVSGAMLLASASDLIWLFLALELSSLPTYVMVAISRGTRRAQEAAVKYFFLGAMAAAMVLYGFALLYGSTGTLRLVDMHSVFSAQIAAGGVDGLAIIGAALVILGLTFKITAVPMHFYAPDVYEGAGVHVTAFLSFIPKVAGFITLIMVLSTIGWEGHRPGADGALLNGLPLPLTSLLWMLAVMTMTLGNIGALLQRSVKRMLAYSSIAHSGYMLIGIIVGPALGGFDALFFYLVCYGLMNTAVFGALAAIERSNGDEVDSFDDLSGLWVRHPMVAAMLAAGAGSLVGLPPLLGFWGKLDLFIAGINDAQTVLIVIAAVNSAISAWYYLRLAGLPIVGVADRRAELVVSVPSRWPKVAAVICGLGVIVLPLPLVDSIIEASAVVGAERRGVAQTPLEPMTDPLPEHASQPLSVAPTAPGEDAAADAPSPLQSPPRSARSSTG